Within the Desulfotignum phosphitoxidans DSM 13687 genome, the region AAATCATCGGCCCCGGGGTTTCCATTGAATGCAAAGAAGAACAAAAAGGGCTTCATGTATTTGAAGACCATTTTATTGTGGAAATCATCGATCCGGAAACCGGTGAGGTCCTGCCCTATGGCGAATCCGGAGAACTGGTGTTCACTTCTTTGACCAAAGAAGCGTTTCCCGTGATCCGGTACCGCACCCGGGACATCTCCTCTTTAAACCCGACCCCGTGTGCCTGCGGCCGGACCTTTGTCCGCATGACCAAACCGGCCGGGCGCACGGATGACATGCTGATCATCCGGGGAGTCAATGTGTTTCCGTCCCAGATCGAAAGCGTGCTCATGGAAAATCAGACCATCCGCCCCCATTACCAGCTGGAAGTGGATCGAAAAGGCAATCTGGATACCCTGACCGTGAAAGTGGAAATCAACGAAAAGGTATTCAGTGACGACATCAAAAGCCTTCAGACCATGGAAAACAAAATCGCCTATGATATCAAAGAGATGCTGGGCGTCACCGCCAAGGTGAGGCTAGTGGAACCCAAAACCATTCAGCGAAGCCAGGGCAAAGCCGTTCGGGTCATTGATAAACGTAACTTTTAAAAAGGAGACTGACATGCTTGCCGAACAGATATCCATATTCATTGAAAACAAGGAAGGTCGTCTGGCGGAAGTCACCGCCATTTTAAGGGATGCAAATGTGAATATCCGGGCCCTGTCTCTGGCCGACACCACGGATTTCGGGGTGCTGCGGCTCATTGTCAACGACAATGAAAAAGCGGAACAGGCGTTGCGCAAAGAAGGATTCACCGTGGGAAGAACCAAGGTGCTGGCCGTGGAGGTATCGGATGAACCCGGAGGGCTCAACAAAGTGCTGGATCCTTTGTGGATGCAGAATGTCAATGTGGAATATATGTATGCGTTTGCCAATCCCCAGTGCAAGAACGCCATCATGGTTTTCCGGTTCGACGACCATGACAAAGCCCTTGAAATTCTGGAGAAACATCAAATCAAAGTGATCACCACCGAAGATATTTCCCGGTTGTGACACCGGCTTTTAAGAAAAGGCCTTGTCATTCATGCTGACTTTTCTTACCAGCTCCCGATAATCGGCTGAGGCCCTGGATCCGGGCGCAAATTCAAAAATTGATTTGCCAAAAGACGGGGCCTCTGCCAGGCTTTCATTGTAGTGAATCGGGGCGCATAACTTATCAGGATACAATTTTTTCAATTGACTATAAAGGGTTTGGGGTCCCTTGATCCGTGTGTCTAGAAATGTCGGTACAATGTATTTGAGTTCGATCTCTTTCCGGTATTTTTGGATGGATCCCAGGCTTTTCAAAAACTCGGACAGCCCATGAAGAGGCATCACTTCCAAAGCCACAGGCACCAGAACCTCGGTGGCATAGAACAGCACGTTGACGATCAACTGATCCCATCCAGGAGCCGTGTCCATGATGATAAAATCATACTGGGTGTCCAGATTTGACAGGGCTTCAGACAGGGCCCACTCGGCACCATAACTTTTCCGGTCAATGATGCGCTTCACCCCGGCCAGAGATTTCCCCCCGCCCAGAAGCCACAGATTTTTCCTGGCCTCAAGAATACACTCATTGGGTGTCAGTTCTCCGGTGAGCAGTTCCGTCAGACCGGCTCCCGGTTTTTTTCCCAACATATACGCCGACTGGCCTTGAGTGTCGGTATCCACCAGAAGGACCCGGTACCCGGTGAGCGCCAGACCGCAGCTTAAATTCACGGATGTGGTTGTTTTCCCGACGCCGCCTTTGCTCAAAGTCACACAGATTTTCCTGGCCCGGATCTTGGGTTCCAATATCGGCTGTTCAGCACTTTGTTCCAGATCTCTCAAAGAATCGATCAAAACAGGAAACCGGTATTTACAGGCTTTGCAGGTGGCAAACAGCTTTTTACCCGATTGAATGTAGGGTTTTACTGCATCCGGACTGACTTTGTGTTTTCTACTGCATTTGGGACAGACGATAATCACCTCGAATCCTCCTTTTTCAACTCTTTGACAATCGCATCCACGGCAATACCGGCAATCTGTTTCATGGAGATCAATCGGCCTTTTCCCAACGACAGGCGTAATCTGATTCTGCCGCTGCTCTCCCATACCTGCACGGATACATTGTCTTTGGTCACTTTCCAGGAATCCGTCGGGGGGCCGGGTGCGGGCATATCGCCGCTGGTGTCTCCAGGGTCACTGCGGTAGATCAGGCAATCCAGTTCCCGGGTCAGATTTTCATCGTCCCCGTCATCACATGCCAGAATTTTTCCCATAATATCTTTTTTCTGACTCATTTTTCTCTGCCTGTTTGTTTTGGCATTGACGGCGGTATCGATGCGAGCACCCGTTTTTTCAGTCTGGAAAACAGATCTTCCATCTGTTGTTTTTGTGAATCGCTCATGTCAATCCACTGAATACCGAATTTCCAGAGATCGTCATGGGGAGAACAATGGACAATCCGCCCGGTCAGATCGTTCAAACGGATATCATCAAAATGCAAACGGCAGGCATCCAGGCGTTCTCCCACTTCAAAGGTCTGGTTGTTCTCAAGAACAAGGCCAATCCCCGTCTGGCTGATCTCTGATACCCTGTGGCCGATATCGGAGATGAAAAAAGAAACAACGGAATCGTCATTGACGGGCACCCGGTAAAACCGTCTCGAATGCTGGGCCGTGTCATCGGATACAGCTGAAAACTCAATGGTTGGCTGATGCATCTTTTCCCTCCTTGAGCAGAAAAACAAAAAGGTGCAGGACTTGCGCCCTGCACCTTTTTGCTGAACTATTTCATGTTAACTTCTGTGATTCGGATCAATGTCCGCCAATCGCAGCAGTCGCAGCCTGAAGTGCCGGATGCGCATACATGAGGATCAGGGACACAACCAGTGCATAAATACACAGAGACTCGATCAGAGCCAGACCGATCAGCATGTTCACCTGAATTTTACCGGCTGCTTCCGGGTTTCTGGAAATACCGCTCATTGCGCCGTTCAAACCCAGGCCCTGTCCGATGCCGCAACCAAATGCCGCAATACCGATGGCCAGACCTGCAGCCCATACACTACCTACAAGAAATTCCATTTTTGACTCCTTCTTACCTTAAAAGTTAAACAAACGTGACGTTATACCAAACGGGCTTCTTCCATTTCCCGCAAAAAAAACATATTAATGTGCTTCTTCAATGGCACCGGCAATATACATGGTGGACAAAAGAAAAAACACGAACGCCTGAACCAGGGCCACGAAAACGCCCATGGCCATCACGGGCAACGGTGCCAGAAACATGCCGCCCAGCATCAGAAGAATAAGCACCACCAGTTCATGCCCCATCATGTTTCCAAACAGACGAAAGGTCAGAGACAGAACCCGGGCCATGTGGGCAATCAGCTCAATGGGGAGAAACAAAGGGATCATTAAAGGAACCGGTCCCAGAAAATGCTTGATATATTTGAACCCGTGATGCCAGACCCCCACCACATGACTCCATCCCACTGCGATCAATGCCAGGGCCATGGTGGTATTCACACTGGCCGTGGGAGGATACAGGGACGGCACCAGTCCCATGAGGTTGCCCACCAGCACGAAAAGAAAAATGGTAATCAGCAATGGATAGGATTTACGGCCTTCTTCTCCGGTGATACTGACCACGAACTCCTCCATGCCGGAAATCAGCACCTCAAACACATTCTGAGCGGTTTCAGGCACCAGAGATACGCTTTTGCCCGCCAGCCAGCCGAAAACAATTAAAATGAGCATGGCCAGCCACATATAGGTCACATGCGGATGACTTGCCGCCCATTCTTCCAATCCAAACAGTCCAAATACAGATGTCAGAAATAAATACGGATGTTCCACCTTATACCGCCTCCTTAAAATATAATCTTGTCACCACAAGCACTGTCACCAGGAACACGCTTGCAACCACCACTGACAGACCTGTCAGAAGCCCCAGCGGATGAACGACGTGATTCGATATCAGCAGAAAAATCAGCAGACCGCTGACAACGAACCGGATGTAATACTTTATAAGGACACGCCCCGTCAGGGACCGTCCTTTTTCCATGACCTTCTCGGGTCGGATATCCTTTTGGATGGTACGTTTCAAAAGATGAAAATTGACGGCCACAATCAATCCGCCGGCCACCACGCCCAGATAAAACGAGGTGGCAGTGATCATCACCGACACCATGGCAACGAGAATCAACAGCAACCAGTTGCATTTTGTGACCATATCCACAATTTTTGTCAGGTCCTGCATTTAATAATTTTTTCCTTTTTTCCCGGCCCGGACAATATTACTGAATCCGGCAATAATCCCGATGATCAATCCCACAAACATCAGGACCGGGTTTGTATCAAATTTCTTATCCAGCCAGAGACCCAGGCCGAGACCGATAAAAATCGACAGGGCCACGGACATGCCGAGGCTGGCAAAATAGCCTAATTCTCTGATGGTTTTACCGGTTTCTTTTTTCATCAAATGCCTTGTTTAGCAAGCGGTCAATGGCTGTTCAAAGATCAATTTATCTGTGTGCAAATATCATATGCTTTCAGCGAAGTCAACGTGAAAAAGCCCCTGCTCCGCCATTCTTTTCATACATCAGATCAAACCGATGGCGCAGGCGAACCGCCCGGTTTGCCGGGTCTTTCGATAGGAAAAAAACGTATCCGCACGGCACCGGGTACACTGGTTCATGTTCAGAATATGGGACGGGGTCACGCCTCTGGCAGTCAACTGGTCAAAAGAAAGGGCCCAGAAATCAAAATACGGCCGATCCTGAGATTTATATTGCCACAGCCGTTCAGGTATCTCTTTTTGATAATGGATGAACTGGGCGCAGCAGGGACCTAAAGAGGGTGAAATCCCCGCCAGAATTTGCTTTGGATCACACCCGAATCGCTCGATCATGACATCCACACATTGCCCGATGATATTTTTCACACTTCCCCGCCATCCGGAATGCACGTTGGCAATGACTTTTTTTTCAGGATCCGCCAGCATCACGGCCTGACAGTCCGCCACCTGGATCACCAGGGCCAGCTGGGTCAGATCGGTGACCACGGCATCCGCAGTCAGCGCCTTTCTGGTTGCGGGATGACCCGGTTCCCAGAACAGATCTGCATCGATTTTTTCGTCTCCGGCCAGCACCAGGACCTCTTTGCCATGGACCTGGTTTAAAAAAACGGCCCGGGGCATCTGTAACCATGACAGAATCCGATGCCGGTTTTCTATGACTGCGGCCGGATCATCTCCCGTGCTGAACCCCACGTTCAGTGAATCAAAGGGCGGCCGACTCACCCCGCCTTTGCGGGGAAACACCCCGTGAACCAGATGTGAGCAGGTTGATAAATGGGAAAATGTCATTTTGGGTCCAGGAAAGGATCTCACGGTGTTTCCCTGCCATACAATGCGCCGATGCGCTGGATAATGGTTGTGGTGGAAATGCCCGGCGCCAGGTCGATCCGTGCCACCCGTCCGCCGCGGGCCTTGACGACATCCGCGCCCACAATGGCATGTTCCGCCCAGTCCGCCCCTTTCACCAGCACATCCGGGCAGATCCTTTCAATCAAAGTCAACGGATCGGGTGCATCGAACAGCACCACATAATCCACCATCTGAAGGGCCGCCACCACAATGGCCCGCTGATCCTGATTGATGACCGGACGTTTTTCCCCTTTAATGGTTTTGACAGACACATCGGAATTCAGCCCTAAAACCAGGACATCCCCCAATTCAGCGGCGGCTGACAGATATGTGACATGCCCGGCATGGACCAGATCAAAGCATCCATTGGTAAAGACAATGGTTTTCCCCTCCCCACGAAGACGTTCAGCAATGACAGCGATATCTGAAAACGTGACAATTTTTTTTACAAATGGTATCATGACCCCTTCCCGGTCCTGTGAATGGATGATTCATCCGTGTTGCGTGCCTGATATTTCATGCTTACTTTATCGATTACAATCAGAATCTGCAACCGGATTTTCACCTGCTTTCAATTATTTGAAGTGCATGTTCTTTATTGACATTCCATGCAAATTTAAGTAATTTATAAAAATTAAGGACTTTTCCATGATAAGTTAATTTTATTTTATCCTGAACGTTTTTAGATAAAACATTTAAAATAAAATACGTATAATACCTTTTTATATAAAGTTTATAAGGAGAAATGCTCATGGCCAAATCTTTTTTAAAAAACAAGCATATTCTGGCAGTGGATGATGAAAAAGATATCATTGAAACCATTCAGGAAATTCTGGATACAGCCACCGTGGATTCCGCCACCGATTATAAAACCGCGTCGGAAAAAATTTACAACACCCGGTATGATCTGGCGATCCTGGACATTATGGGTGTCAATGGCATCAAACTGCTGGAAGAATGCGTCCAGCGGGATATCCCGGCCATCATGCTCACGGCCAATGCCATGAATCCCCAGGCGTTGATCGAGTCCATCAAAAAAGGCGCGATTTCCTATCTGTCCAAAGAGCATTTAAGTGATCTGGATACCTTGATTGAAGAATTCATGGATGCGCAAAAACAGGGAAAACCCACATGGAAGCTGCTGTTTGATAAACTCGGGGATCACTTTGATCTGCGTTTCGGTGACAACTGGAAAGATGAGAACAAAGATTTCTGGGATGAATTTGAACAGCACTGGACCGTGTCCAGAGGGATTCAGGAGCGGCTGCGCCACAATCCCGACATCATGAGCAAAGGCATATAAGCCAGCGCCCGCCGCCCGGTTGGCGGCGGACGCTGCAACGGATCGTTTTATGGGTTAATTGTATCCGAACATCCGGGGCAGAAACAAAACGACCTGGGGAAAATAGGTCAAAAAGAACAACACACCGATCTGGATGACCAGAAACGGCCAGATGGCCCGGGACACATAAATAATATCCCGCTTGGCCAGCGCCCCGGTGATAAACAGGCTCACCCCCATGGGCGGGGTACAGTATCCAATGGCCAGGTTCACGGTCATGATCAGCCCGAAATGCATGGGATCCACACCAAAGGGTCCTAAAAGCGGCAGAAACACCGGTCCTAAAATCAATGTGGCGGAAATAATATCCATGAACATGCCGATGATCAGCAAAAGAATGTTCATGGCCAGTAAAAACATAATCGGGGACTGGATGGTGGAGACCACCACTTCGGCCACCCGGTTGGGAATATTTTCAAAGGTCAGATACCGGCCGAAACAGGTGGCCGATGCCACGATCAGCAGCAGGGTGGCCGATGTAACCGCAGAACTTACGGTCACATCCTTGATGTCGTTAAAACTCATGGACCGGTAGATAAAATATTCCACAAACAGCGCATAAACCGATGCCACCACGGCCGCCTCATTGGCCGTGAACATGCCGGAAAATATCCCGCCGAAGATGATGACAATGAGCATCAACGCCCAGAACCCTTCCTTGAAAATCGCCAGCAGATCTCCCATTCTGGGGGCGGGCAGCCGTTTGATATCGGTTCTGTTCCGGTATTTGAGCCAGCTGTAGATGCAGACACATAAAATAATCAGCAGCCCGGGAATGAATCCCGTGATGAACAGCCCTTCCAGCGACACATTACTGATCATGGAATAAAATATCATGCTGATGCTGGGAGGGATGATCACGCCTAAGTTCGGGGAGGTGGTCATGAGCCCCAGGGTATATTTTTCATCATACCCGTTTCTCATCAACGCCGGGATCATGAATCCGCCCAGGGCCACCACCGTGGCCACGGTGGAACCGGAAATGGCCCCGAACAGCCCGCATCCGATCACCCCTGCCATGCCTAAGCCCCCCGGCAGCCAGCTCACCAAAGCATTGGCCAGGTTAATGAGTTTTTCCACAGTTTTTCCCTTGCTCATGATATTGCCGCAAAGGATAAAAAACAGCACCACCACCAGAGAAAAATTATCCAGACTCCTGAAAAGGGTCTGGATCAAAAGGCCCAGAGGCATGTCCAGAAAAAAAATCAGCCCGATGGCCGCGGTAAAAAACAGACACAAAAAAACGGGTACATAGGTAAACATGCACCCCAAAAGAACACAAAGAATAATCAGATCATTTGTCTGCATGGAAAAAGGCCCTTTTTATTTTGATGTAAAATCCTGAACCATCACCTGAACCGTCCTGAGAAACACCATCAAGCCTGTCACCGGCATGACGGCGTATACAACAACCAAAGGAATCTGCATGATGATGGTTTTCTGGTGGGTCAAAAGCTGGAGATGGGTCATTTTATATCCATAATAAATCATCATCCCGGCAAACACCAGCATCAGGATATTGGTATAAAAGGTCAGGCCTTTTTTGAGTCTGGGAAAAATCTGGACCACGGCGTCAATCCGGATCATGGCCCGCTGCTTGACGGCCACGCTGGCGCCTATGAACGTGGAGTAAATAATCACAATCCGCACCAGCTCTTCACTCCAGGCAAGGGTATAATTAAATCCATACCGCAGGACCACATTGAAAAACAACGCGATCAGCGCGGTGATCACAATAATGAAAAGGGTCCATTCTTCAAAATGACTGGCAGCTGTATCCAGTTTCTTCAGTATTTTCCCAAGCATATATAACAAACTCCGGGTTCAATGATTGATAAAAGAGTCAGGCCTGCTCAAAACAAACAGGCCCTCCCCGTCAGTCAACTATCCGATATTATTCGCTTAAAAAATCCTGCACCTCTTTTAAGAAATTATCCGGTCGATAGGTATCTCCGGGATACAACCGATTGATTTCTTCGGCATATTTTTCATAGGTGGGCTGGCTCTGGTCTTTGAGAATTTCTATTTCCGCTTCCGGCAACTGGATGAATTCCACGCCTTCCCCCTGGGCTGCTACTTTGTTCTCTGCTTCCCAGACAGCCGTTCTTTTCCGGTTCTCAGCCGCCACATCATGGACCGTCGCAATAAAGGTCTGGCGCAGATCTTCGGGCAGGCTGGCCAGCCATGCCTTGTTGAAAATCCAGATAAACAGCCCCTGGGCATAGTTGATCTCGGTAAAATATTTGGCCACCTCAAATTTTTTGGTCAGGTAGCACACGGCCAGGGTGTGGTCCAGACCGGTGATGACGCCTTGTTTCAGGGCCACGGGCACATCCGGCCAGGGCATGGCAACCGGGTTGAATCCCCAGTTCCGGTAGGACAGCTGGTTCACGGCGGCTTCGGCCGTTCTGAATTTGACTTTCTTGGCATCGGCAATGTTTCTGACCGGCACGGTGGTGGCCCAGCCATAATGGCCGTATCCCGTGATATCCAGACCCGTGATGCCCTGGTGATCCATGGCATTCAAAAAATGACCGTACAGTTTTTCATTGGAAGTGAATTTGTCCAGTTTTTCAAAGGAATCCACTAAAAACGGCAGGTTGACGATACCGAACCGGGGCCCTAAATTGGTGGATGCCACCGAAGACACCCCCATCCCCTGAATCGCCCCCATCTGGAGCATGTTCAGCACCTCCACTTCGCCGCCTAAAATGGAAAGGGGTTTGAAATCGATGTAGATCTGGCCGTTGGTGCGTTTCCACAGCTCATCGCGCATTTCAAATCCGGCATGGGTGCCCACCAGAGCGGGTGTGGACACATTGGAAACAATGCATTTGTACTTGGCCCCGCTGGGATCGAAATCCGGTTTCCATTTGTCCAGAGATGAGGCCATGGCCAGTCCGGAGCCGATGAGCATCAAGGCAGCTACCGTCAAAACCAGCAGTAAACTTGAAGATAAGCGAAATTTCATCATGTCTGTTCCTTTCCAAAAAAAGTTTAAAAATATAATGTTATCAGAGCAGCGGGCTCTTTACCTCCACACTGGTGGTAACCTGGGTCGGACGGAACTTATGCCAGTTGTTTAAACGCCTCTTTACGGCCGGTATATTTTTGCCTGAGCTGGGGTTTCATCAATTTCCCCGTGGGATTTCTGGGGACTTCATCAAACGTCACTTTCCGGGGTACTTTGTACAGGGACAGCTTGGTTTTGGCAAACTCAATCACATCCTCTTCGGTCATCTGCCGTCCCTCCTTGAGCTGGACCACGGCCATCACGATTTCCACCAGCCGGTCGTCCGGATACCCGATACAGGCCACATCATCGATGTCCGGATGATCCATGAGCGCATCCTCGATTTCCACGGGATAGATGTTTTCCCCGCCGCTGGTGATCATGTCTTTCATGCGGTCCACAATATAAAAATACCCGTCTTTGTCTCTTTTTAATAGATCTCCCGTGTAAAGCCAACCATTTTTTATGGTCTCTGCCGTTTTTTCAGGATTGGAATAATATTCATACATCATGCGGGGGGTTCTGAACACCAGTTCACCCACCTCCCCGGCAGGCAGTTCTTCGCCTAAGGGGTCCACGATTTTGGCTTCCACGCTGAACGTGGGCTTGCCGATGGATCCCGGCTTGGTCAGGACATCTTCGGGATACAGGTTAAAAGTTCCCCCGCCGCCGCCTTCAGTGATGCCGTAGATATTGGACACTTTGCAGGGCAGTTTTTCCACCAGTTCCTTCATGATGTCAAACGGCACGGGCTGGGCACCCACTTCCATATATTTCCAGGAAGACAGATCATAATCCGCCAGCCGGATCGTTCCCTTGTTCATTGCATTGAGAATGGCAATGGCGATGGGCACGACAAACAATGTATCAGTACACCCTTCTGCGGCGATGGCCTCGATGATCCATTTGGGATCCTTGAAATCCCTGATAATGGTGCCTGCCGCACCCGTGGCGTAGAACGGGGCCCATAGAAACAGGGTCCCGGAATGGTACAGGGGCAGAAAAATCAGGTAATTGTCATCTTTTTGTACAAAATAGGTCATGCCGTTGCCCACGGCCGTGCTGTTCAAAGAATAATGGGTATGCAGCACGGGTTT harbors:
- a CDS encoding ACT domain-containing protein — encoded protein: MLAEQISIFIENKEGRLAEVTAILRDANVNIRALSLADTTDFGVLRLIVNDNEKAEQALRKEGFTVGRTKVLAVEVSDEPGGLNKVLDPLWMQNVNVEYMYAFANPQCKNAIMVFRFDDHDKALEILEKHQIKVITTEDISRL
- a CDS encoding AAA family ATPase produces the protein MIIVCPKCSRKHKVSPDAVKPYIQSGKKLFATCKACKYRFPVLIDSLRDLEQSAEQPILEPKIRARKICVTLSKGGVGKTTTSVNLSCGLALTGYRVLLVDTDTQGQSAYMLGKKPGAGLTELLTGELTPNECILEARKNLWLLGGGKSLAGVKRIIDRKSYGAEWALSEALSNLDTQYDFIIMDTAPGWDQLIVNVLFYATEVLVPVALEVMPLHGLSEFLKSLGSIQKYRKEIELKYIVPTFLDTRIKGPQTLYSQLKKLYPDKLCAPIHYNESLAEAPSFGKSIFEFAPGSRASADYRELVRKVSMNDKAFS
- a CDS encoding PilZ domain-containing protein; translated protein: MHQPTIEFSAVSDDTAQHSRRFYRVPVNDDSVVSFFISDIGHRVSEISQTGIGLVLENNQTFEVGERLDACRLHFDDIRLNDLTGRIVHCSPHDDLWKFGIQWIDMSDSQKQQMEDLFSRLKKRVLASIPPSMPKQTGREK
- the atpE gene encoding ATP synthase F0 subunit C — encoded protein: MEFLVGSVWAAGLAIGIAAFGCGIGQGLGLNGAMSGISRNPEAAGKIQVNMLIGLALIESLCIYALVVSLILMYAHPALQAATAAIGGH
- the atpB gene encoding F0F1 ATP synthase subunit A; the protein is MEHPYLFLTSVFGLFGLEEWAASHPHVTYMWLAMLILIVFGWLAGKSVSLVPETAQNVFEVLISGMEEFVVSITGEEGRKSYPLLITIFLFVLVGNLMGLVPSLYPPTASVNTTMALALIAVGWSHVVGVWHHGFKYIKHFLGPVPLMIPLFLPIELIAHMARVLSLTFRLFGNMMGHELVVLILLMLGGMFLAPLPVMAMGVFVALVQAFVFFLLSTMYIAGAIEEAH
- a CDS encoding ATP synthase subunit I, whose product is MQDLTKIVDMVTKCNWLLLILVAMVSVMITATSFYLGVVAGGLIVAVNFHLLKRTIQKDIRPEKVMEKGRSLTGRVLIKYYIRFVVSGLLIFLLISNHVVHPLGLLTGLSVVVASVFLVTVLVVTRLYFKEAV
- a CDS encoding AtpZ/AtpI family protein, whose product is MKKETGKTIRELGYFASLGMSVALSIFIGLGLGLWLDKKFDTNPVLMFVGLIIGIIAGFSNIVRAGKKGKNY
- the pgeF gene encoding peptidoglycan editing factor PgeF; this translates as MTFSHLSTCSHLVHGVFPRKGGVSRPPFDSLNVGFSTGDDPAAVIENRHRILSWLQMPRAVFLNQVHGKEVLVLAGDEKIDADLFWEPGHPATRKALTADAVVTDLTQLALVIQVADCQAVMLADPEKKVIANVHSGWRGSVKNIIGQCVDVMIERFGCDPKQILAGISPSLGPCCAQFIHYQKEIPERLWQYKSQDRPYFDFWALSFDQLTARGVTPSHILNMNQCTRCRADTFFSYRKTRQTGRFACAIGLI
- the rfaE2 gene encoding D-glycero-beta-D-manno-heptose 1-phosphate adenylyltransferase — encoded protein: MIPFVKKIVTFSDIAVIAERLRGEGKTIVFTNGCFDLVHAGHVTYLSAAAELGDVLVLGLNSDVSVKTIKGEKRPVINQDQRAIVVAALQMVDYVVLFDAPDPLTLIERICPDVLVKGADWAEHAIVGADVVKARGGRVARIDLAPGISTTTIIQRIGALYGRETP
- a CDS encoding response regulator, with translation MAKSFLKNKHILAVDDEKDIIETIQEILDTATVDSATDYKTASEKIYNTRYDLAILDIMGVNGIKLLEECVQRDIPAIMLTANAMNPQALIESIKKGAISYLSKEHLSDLDTLIEEFMDAQKQGKPTWKLLFDKLGDHFDLRFGDNWKDENKDFWDEFEQHWTVSRGIQERLRHNPDIMSKGI
- a CDS encoding TRAP transporter large permease, with translation MQTNDLIILCVLLGCMFTYVPVFLCLFFTAAIGLIFFLDMPLGLLIQTLFRSLDNFSLVVVLFFILCGNIMSKGKTVEKLINLANALVSWLPGGLGMAGVIGCGLFGAISGSTVATVVALGGFMIPALMRNGYDEKYTLGLMTTSPNLGVIIPPSISMIFYSMISNVSLEGLFITGFIPGLLIILCVCIYSWLKYRNRTDIKRLPAPRMGDLLAIFKEGFWALMLIVIIFGGIFSGMFTANEAAVVASVYALFVEYFIYRSMSFNDIKDVTVSSAVTSATLLLIVASATCFGRYLTFENIPNRVAEVVVSTIQSPIMFLLAMNILLLIIGMFMDIISATLILGPVFLPLLGPFGVDPMHFGLIMTVNLAIGYCTPPMGVSLFITGALAKRDIIYVSRAIWPFLVIQIGVLFFLTYFPQVVLFLPRMFGYN
- a CDS encoding TRAP transporter small permease, with translation MLGKILKKLDTAASHFEEWTLFIIVITALIALFFNVVLRYGFNYTLAWSEELVRIVIIYSTFIGASVAVKQRAMIRIDAVVQIFPRLKKGLTFYTNILMLVFAGMMIYYGYKMTHLQLLTHQKTIIMQIPLVVVYAVMPVTGLMVFLRTVQVMVQDFTSK
- a CDS encoding TRAP transporter substrate-binding protein, with protein sequence MMKFRLSSSLLLVLTVAALMLIGSGLAMASSLDKWKPDFDPSGAKYKCIVSNVSTPALVGTHAGFEMRDELWKRTNGQIYIDFKPLSILGGEVEVLNMLQMGAIQGMGVSSVASTNLGPRFGIVNLPFLVDSFEKLDKFTSNEKLYGHFLNAMDHQGITGLDITGYGHYGWATTVPVRNIADAKKVKFRTAEAAVNQLSYRNWGFNPVAMPWPDVPVALKQGVITGLDHTLAVCYLTKKFEVAKYFTEINYAQGLFIWIFNKAWLASLPEDLRQTFIATVHDVAAENRKRTAVWEAENKVAAQGEGVEFIQLPEAEIEILKDQSQPTYEKYAEEINRLYPGDTYRPDNFLKEVQDFLSE
- a CDS encoding class I adenylate-forming enzyme family protein: MNYSGYASIHARHIPDKVCLIERMPGEGSRRTFTWQEFNDEINRTANYLAKELGVKKGDFVMHLQNNSLEWMVTYYAIIRLGAIVVPLNFRFEGPDIQYAAKVCNPDVFILGSEFLGVVQPVQDTLTTIKHFICVGTEVPSDMTDYAAIKNYENTGDAMVEVERDHGLAMMFTSGTTGKPKPVLHTHYSLNSTAVGNGMTYFVQKDDNYLIFLPLYHSGTLFLWAPFYATGAAGTIIRDFKDPKWIIEAIAAEGCTDTLFVVPIAIAILNAMNKGTIRLADYDLSSWKYMEVGAQPVPFDIMKELVEKLPCKVSNIYGITEGGGGGTFNLYPEDVLTKPGSIGKPTFSVEAKIVDPLGEELPAGEVGELVFRTPRMMYEYYSNPEKTAETIKNGWLYTGDLLKRDKDGYFYIVDRMKDMITSGGENIYPVEIEDALMDHPDIDDVACIGYPDDRLVEIVMAVVQLKEGRQMTEEDVIEFAKTKLSLYKVPRKVTFDEVPRNPTGKLMKPQLRQKYTGRKEAFKQLA